The sequence AGATCCACCGGGTAATTCCACCTCGTCCCTGAAGCCGAAGCCGCGGCCGGGAAAGGACAATGGGGGGGTCACCATTTGGGCTGCGACAAGTTCTGTATGAAGAATTTGAGCTTGTTTCACGACAGGAAACAAGATCAACTTAGGAGACGCAACTCATATCACTCAATCATCCCATAAAAGGCCGACAGATCAATGGAAGCGGTGCGCAAGTGCTACGAGCCAAAATGGCTGGTCGCTATCAGCTGAAACCTCCGCCGCTATGCTGACGGGGACGGATATGCTTGAGCTGCGCAAGATCAACAACATAGTCTCCTGGGTTCTCTGATTTCGCGCTGCTATTTTCTCACAGCGTGACACTGAATCAGTCACCGTGCCCAATGGTTTTCACCGGATCGAACCACTGTCACATCCCAAAATTCATGCAGTGCTAGTGGAAAGATCTGCATCCCACCGCGATCGTTGTATAGGCGCGCTTGGCTCATTCTACAGGTGTTGGGACGGCCCTCAGGGCGTGCGTCAATGAGGGAAGCGGCCCTGCTCTGTTTCCCGCCACAGTCGACATGATTTCTTACGTGTCACGCACATTTCCCGGTCTTCAGCAGCCCAAAAATGAACATTCCACGCGAATGTGGGTGGGTAGTCTAAACTTGTTAGTTATGTAGTGAGTCTACCAGATGTCGATTGCCAACATTGTCACCGGCGCTCAAGTTGCTCGCCACTCTGCGGATATCTCGCTCGCAGGAGCGGCCTCAATGTTGCTTGCACAGGGCAGTCGGATCGCTTATATATTGAGGGCGCGTCTAGGGGCAACGGCAGAAGCCTTGCGTCGGTACGAGAAATTCGGCTGGCACCAAGCCGAGACGCCCTTTCCGAAACTGGAAGACTACGGTTTACTTGGAGAAGAGAGTCTCACAGCCATGATATGCGCACTCTTGACGATGCCAGGACCGTTGGCACGGATCTCAAattccttgatcttttgaAAGCCAGACGTGTGCTGCAAGGTCAATTCAATACGGCAACTGAGAAATGACACTGTATTCAGAGTCCAAGGTGCTAGTCAGAGGAACACCTTGATGAAGACTGTGTGACGGTCAGCGACACTGCGGTTCAGCTACGGCCGCCACCAGAATGAACCCCTAATTGTCCACAGCCTGGACAATGGCACCAGCCGGGCCCTGATCAAGAGCATCCAGAGCAGAcatatcctcctcgtctAACGTAAAATCAAAGACCTTGGCATTGGCAATGATCCGTTCTGGAGTGTCACTCTTGGGGAGCGGCACCCACCCTTTCTGCAGACTGTACCGGATCAGTACCTGATTGACGGAAACAGAGTGCTTCTGAGCGACTTGAACCAGAGTCGGGTCTTCAGCCTTCATGTTGCGCACGAGGGGGCAGTATGCCTCGACGATCACCCCGTGGTGGTGGCACCAGTCCACAATCTCCCGTTGTTGCAGCCAAGGATGAAGCTATCATTAGCGAACATTTTTAATGCGTTAGCTGTgcatcaagaagaagggaaataCACCGTACTGCCCCATAGCTTTCAGGATCTGCGGAAACCATACCTCAATCTGATTCACATGTGGTGGCCACACGGTAGCATATTCTTTTAGCTCCTCGATGTGCTTGATGCCGAAATTGCTCACACCAATGCTTTTCGTCTTTCCCAACTCCTGCAGCTTCTCGAGAGCCTGCCACataatttttcttttttcggcACCGGCATTGGGGCTGTGGATCAGAAAAAGATCCACGTAGCCACTGGCTGGATCCAATTTTGACACGCTGTCGATGCATTTCTCAAGCGTCTTCTCGACAGAGTCTTCGGCCACCAGCACTTTGGTCGTCAGGAAAATTTCCTCTCGAGGAAGGCCTGACTGCCGGACTGCTTGACCAACTTGCACCTCATTACCATAGTACTGTGCAGTGTCAAGATGACGATACCCGCTTTGAAGGGCTGTCAGACAAGATTTGGTGCAGACTGATTCGGGAGACTGGTAGACCCCGAAACCAAGTTGCGGGATTGGGATCGAGTTGGCCATTTCCAGCGTGTGCTGGATGTTTTGCGGCGACATCACAGCGGCTACAGGTCGCAAGTGAGTGAACAGGCAGCTTTGCAAAAAATACCCCAGTCAGTGGGTGCCGAGGACGCTGTCTTGTCGATGACACAGGAAGGGAGACTGGCGGGGTTCCAAGTTGCCAGGAACGGAGGAACCACGCAAACTTAATCTCCATAAATACTCAATCGATCGGAGGAGGTGGACCCCGCTCCATCACGCTCAGGCGCTTCAACACGCTCATGGCCCAATAATCACAGCAGTCGCGCCCTCCGTCACTGCGCGACAAACCGGTTTGACATGCATCACAAAGATGTGCTGCGGCGGGGAACAGAGTGCCCCGACTCGGGCGGATCGaggggaagatgatcaagcCAAGACATCAGCCGAGTATCTTTCGAAGACTCCTGTTGCTAGTCTTGGATCCTCGGGGTGAAATTGTTTCCAGGCTACTTTGTTGCAAGAAACTTCAAAGGCTTCTCGCAGGAGAGATCGTGCATCTGTTTTCATCTTCGCTATGAAGTCGGCCGAGCCAAACTATTTCACGTGCACTCTCGGAGAAGCCGTGCGGGGTCACTCCCTTCCCTCTTCTGACGCAACTTCCTTCGTGTCCATCATCGACGTGGTTGATCGGCAAGCCGAGCGGATACCAGATCTGCCTGCCATCAACTTTGCTCAACTGGAAGAAGTCAGATGTACTTCATGTACGTTGAATCTCGTGTGGTGATAAGGATGAGCAATCATCAACCAATTCCACAGCTACCCCCAACGGGAGCTTCCGCAAAGGCTGACTTGCCGAGCCAGCTGCTGTAGCATCGGCATATCTAAAGCAGCTCTCATCTGACGGTGTCACTTTCAAAGAGCTGCGATATCGATCGATCGCAGCGGCAAATACTCTTCGTGAGTCCCTTGAGGGCCGAGACAGTGAATCGACAGTTGGACTACTATGTGGTAGTAGTCTTCACTTTGTATGGACATGGCTGGGGTTGATGCGCCTGGCGCGCCCTgtcattcttcttgcgtGAGTCAAAACTACAGCCAACGACTTGAGGAACACCAAGCCTTCTGGTGACGTGCTACGTGATCTGACCACAAGAGTAGGCCGCAGCTGGATCCACGAGCAATCGAACATCTGTGCAAAAAACTCGAGGCGGACGTTGTCCTTTACGACGACCACCATGCGTCAACCGCTGCCAAAGTGGGTGACGGAATTAAGGTTGTACGCATTCCCAGTTATCCCTCAGAATCTAATGGCGATGATTCGGGCGTGAGCGAGACTCCCAGTATGACTGCATCCATCTCGGAAGGTGATAAGCTTGCCGAGCCAGCATTCTATTTCCATACATCGGGGACTTCGACAGGTCTACCGTCGCCGATACCACAAAGCCATGCGATAGTCGCAGCCC comes from Penicillium oxalicum strain HP7-1 chromosome I, whole genome shotgun sequence and encodes:
- a CDS encoding Glyoxal reductase produces the protein MSPQNIQHTLEMANSIPIPQLGFGVYQSPESVCTKSCLTALQSGYRHLDTAQYYGNEVQVGQAVRQSGLPREEIFLTTKVLVAEDSVEKTLEKCIDSVSKLDPASGYVDLFLIHSPNAGAEKRKIMWQALEKLQELGKTKSIGVSNFGIKHIEELKEYATVWPPHVNQIELHPWLQQREIVDWCHHHGVIVEAYCPLVRNMKAEDPTLVQVAQKHSVSVNQVLIRYSLQKGWVPLPKSDTPERIIANAKVFDFTLDEEDMSALDALDQGPAGAIVQAVDN